A stretch of Rhizobium glycinendophyticum DNA encodes these proteins:
- the cheD gene encoding chemoreceptor glutamine deamidase CheD has product MIDDGAAKRVHIIQGEWKVAKDPNVVLSTILGSCVAACIRDPIAGVGGMNHFLLPGSAVPGAGGGDATRYGVHLMELLINGLLKQGARRDRLEAKIFGGAKTIATFSNVGEQNAAFAQQFLRDEGIKVVGSSTGGDHGRKLEFWPVSGRARQYPLTGAETQKTVALEQRPVPVAKPVESSIEFF; this is encoded by the coding sequence ATGATCGACGACGGGGCAGCGAAACGCGTCCATATCATTCAAGGGGAATGGAAGGTGGCCAAGGACCCGAATGTGGTTCTATCGACCATCCTGGGGTCGTGTGTAGCTGCCTGTATTCGTGACCCGATTGCAGGTGTGGGCGGCATGAACCACTTCCTCCTGCCGGGATCCGCAGTGCCGGGTGCCGGAGGCGGGGACGCCACCCGATACGGCGTTCACCTGATGGAACTTCTGATCAACGGTCTCTTGAAGCAGGGAGCCCGAAGGGACCGCCTTGAGGCGAAGATCTTCGGTGGTGCCAAGACGATTGCGACATTCTCGAATGTCGGCGAACAGAATGCGGCCTTCGCCCAGCAGTTCCTGCGCGACGAAGGCATCAAGGTTGTGGGTTCGTCAACGGGCGGCGATCACGGCCGGAAACTGGAGTTCTGGCCGGTCAGCGGTCGGGCAAGGCAGTATCCGCTCACAGGCGCGGAAACGCAGAAGACGGTCGCTCTGGAACAGCGCCCCGTACCTGTCGCCAAGCCGGTGGAAAGTTCAATCGAGTTCTTCTAG
- the cheT gene encoding chemotaxis protein CheT, translated as MQNENKADNQGFQEELPEILMRIVSELHDVAYLIERVEPQLLELGGPNVLASADSIKVLQGIDLAVQKARGLAEFIDTITGAIPNDWMIDMTTALSLVKLADMQKALGAGLRHGHSQPLVKAAGDFDFF; from the coding sequence ATGCAAAACGAAAACAAAGCGGACAATCAGGGTTTCCAGGAGGAGCTGCCGGAAATTCTCATGCGCATCGTCAGCGAGCTGCACGACGTGGCTTATCTGATCGAGCGTGTGGAGCCGCAATTGCTGGAACTTGGCGGTCCGAACGTCCTTGCGTCAGCGGACAGCATCAAGGTTCTCCAGGGGATCGACCTTGCGGTCCAAAAGGCGCGGGGACTGGCCGAGTTCATCGACACCATCACCGGCGCGATCCCGAATGACTGGATGATCGACATGACGACGGCCCTCAGCCTTGTCAAACTTGCCGATATGCAGAAGGCGCTCGGCGCCGGCCTGCGTCACGGTCACTCCCAGCCCCTGGTCAAGGCGGCCGGAGATTTCGACTTCTTCTGA
- the fliF gene encoding flagellar basal-body MS-ring/collar protein FliF, translated as MNLLNQVLQISKNFAAMGQAKLLAMAGVTLVSFAIIIAGALYVNKPSFETLYVGLEPVDLNQISIALAESGIDFETGSDGASVLVRAGMTGKARLLLAERGLPNSANAGYELFDNVGSLGLTSFMQEVTRVRALEGEVARTIQQIAGIAAARVHIVMPDVGNFRRGEQKPTASVMIRASSDAGRKAAGSIRQLVASSVPGLNVEDVTILDSTGQLLAAGDETGGEAAKSLGVVQSVQREIETNIDKALAPFLGMDNFRSSVTAQINTDSQQIQETIYDPESRVERSVRVTKEAQKSLQRQSDTAATVEQNIPQAAPEAGGGGPESSDEQDKKEEQTNYEINSKTVATVKNSYVVEKLSVAVVVNRGRIAKMVGEPVDQAKIDAYLAEMQKIVTSASGLDPARGDVVTLTAMDFLENQLLEESATGPGLMEILSRNIGGIINSLAFVAVAFLIVWMGIRPMIRTAGGGGADVALAGGVGEQAAGLELPDFSPAIGGGSAGGLMDGFGSDFGFDSTDDLLSMDDDPNGGFNRRVKEGPERRLSRMVEISEERAAKILRKWAVENAA; from the coding sequence ATGAATCTGTTAAATCAAGTACTTCAGATCTCAAAAAACTTTGCGGCGATGGGGCAGGCGAAGCTTTTGGCCATGGCCGGGGTCACACTCGTTTCCTTCGCAATCATCATTGCCGGCGCCCTTTACGTGAACAAGCCCTCTTTCGAGACGCTTTACGTCGGCCTCGAACCCGTCGATTTGAATCAGATCAGCATTGCGCTTGCCGAGTCCGGGATCGATTTCGAAACCGGTAGCGACGGCGCGAGCGTGTTGGTGCGCGCCGGCATGACAGGCAAGGCGCGTCTTCTCCTCGCCGAGCGCGGCCTGCCCAACAGCGCCAATGCCGGCTACGAACTCTTCGACAATGTCGGCTCGCTCGGCCTGACCTCCTTCATGCAGGAAGTGACCCGTGTCCGCGCGCTGGAGGGTGAAGTCGCACGCACCATCCAGCAGATCGCTGGCATTGCGGCTGCCCGCGTGCACATCGTCATGCCGGATGTCGGCAACTTCCGCCGTGGCGAACAGAAGCCGACAGCGTCGGTCATGATCCGGGCGTCATCGGATGCCGGTCGCAAGGCGGCTGGCTCGATCCGTCAATTGGTCGCCTCTTCGGTCCCCGGCCTCAATGTCGAGGACGTGACGATTCTGGATTCCACCGGCCAGCTTCTCGCTGCCGGCGACGAGACCGGCGGAGAAGCCGCAAAGTCGCTCGGCGTCGTCCAGTCGGTCCAGCGCGAGATCGAGACCAACATCGACAAGGCGCTTGCCCCCTTCCTCGGCATGGACAACTTCCGCTCCAGCGTCACCGCCCAGATCAACACCGACAGCCAGCAGATCCAGGAGACGATCTACGATCCTGAATCGCGCGTCGAGCGTTCGGTCCGTGTGACCAAGGAGGCGCAGAAGTCCCTGCAGCGTCAGTCGGATACGGCAGCGACAGTGGAACAGAACATTCCGCAGGCCGCACCTGAAGCCGGCGGCGGTGGCCCTGAATCTTCCGACGAGCAGGACAAGAAGGAAGAGCAGACCAACTACGAGATCAACAGCAAGACGGTTGCGACGGTTAAGAACAGCTACGTCGTCGAAAAGCTCTCTGTTGCCGTCGTCGTCAATCGTGGTCGCATCGCCAAGATGGTTGGCGAACCGGTCGACCAGGCGAAGATCGATGCCTATCTGGCCGAGATGCAGAAGATCGTGACGTCCGCTTCGGGTCTAGACCCGGCCCGCGGCGACGTCGTCACCCTGACCGCGATGGACTTCCTCGAAAACCAGCTGTTGGAAGAATCGGCCACCGGTCCTGGCTTGATGGAAATCCTGAGCCGCAACATCGGCGGCATTATCAACTCGCTGGCTTTCGTCGCTGTCGCATTCCTGATTGTCTGGATGGGTATCCGTCCGATGATCCGCACGGCTGGTGGTGGTGGCGCAGATGTGGCCCTGGCGGGCGGTGTCGGCGAACAGGCAGCCGGTCTCGAGCTTCCGGACTTCTCTCCCGCCATCGGTGGCGGCAGCGCCGGCGGCCTCATGGACGGCTTCGGTTCCGACTTCGGCTTCGATTCCACCGACGATCTCCTGTCCATGGACGACGATCCGAACGGCGGCTTCAACCGCCGGGTCAAGGAAGGCCCCGAACGGCGCCTGTCGCGCATGGTGGAGATCTCGGAAGAACGGGCCGCGAAAATCCTCCGCAAATGGGCTGTGGAAAACGCCGCCTGA
- the visN gene encoding transcriptional regulator VisN, which yields MDAELTTGQTEGLARTVDSGTSVQGSTSKDLLIRKLASPALAGDIAHCLRLLCQYVGSSNYLLARYDLVQEEGLDFVVAADWPFDMVRRLESELAASYSQSTELEKCLSVLQPKYNILPDDIYVPIGLSRQYCSITLNVGRTRLALMLLFPQDFVLSPERLREVGLLAGYAVSLSTTKGQKSERDFELTDRELECLFWIAEGKTSDEIATILGISRNTINNYITSVMRKTATKTRSEAIAYAVRNNLV from the coding sequence ATGGATGCCGAGCTAACGACGGGGCAAACGGAAGGGCTGGCGCGTACGGTCGATTCCGGCACGTCTGTGCAGGGCTCGACCTCGAAGGACCTCCTGATCCGCAAGCTTGCATCACCCGCACTCGCCGGTGATATCGCCCACTGCCTGCGGCTGCTTTGCCAGTATGTTGGCTCGTCGAATTACCTGCTTGCGCGCTACGATCTGGTCCAGGAAGAAGGACTGGACTTCGTTGTCGCCGCCGATTGGCCCTTCGACATGGTGCGCAGGCTCGAAAGCGAGCTCGCAGCGAGTTATTCACAGTCGACGGAACTCGAAAAGTGCCTGTCGGTTCTTCAGCCGAAATACAATATCCTGCCGGACGACATCTATGTGCCGATCGGTCTCAGCCGTCAGTATTGTTCGATTACGCTGAACGTCGGGCGCACACGCCTGGCCCTTATGCTGCTCTTCCCCCAGGATTTTGTGCTGTCGCCGGAGCGGTTGCGGGAAGTGGGACTATTGGCAGGTTATGCCGTCAGTCTCTCCACGACGAAGGGCCAGAAAAGCGAGCGCGACTTCGAGTTGACCGACCGCGAACTGGAATGCCTGTTCTGGATCGCAGAAGGCAAAACCAGCGACGAGATCGCCACGATCCTGGGGATCTCGCGCAATACGATCAACAACTACATCACTAGCGTAATGCGCAAGACAGCGACGAAGACACGATCGGAGGCGATTGCCTATGCGGTCCGAAACAATCTCGTCTAG
- the visR gene encoding transcriptional regulator VisR, whose protein sequence is MANNSRPGGSILEDATWSGQRPVTSRSDIFPKLVSLQRSLNARGFAAFRIAGANLPHKRRLDPEFENWSPGLASGREAFVEAYGDTLLTHIETSTQPILWSAEEKTSFLDASDFTPFVHQLEARLLPYSGIAFPVRLGAVGNGYVVFPTIGGADLPGELILAVHSRCYKVMTDILSLDERRAAPSETLSEREIACLQLAGDGRISEEIAERLNLSVHTVNAYLGSATIKLDSVNRIQAIAKAIRLGYIT, encoded by the coding sequence ATGGCCAACAACAGCAGGCCGGGTGGATCCATCCTGGAAGATGCCACTTGGTCTGGCCAGCGGCCGGTGACCTCCCGCTCAGACATTTTTCCGAAGCTCGTGTCGCTGCAGCGTTCGCTGAATGCCCGCGGATTTGCCGCCTTCCGCATTGCCGGCGCAAATCTGCCGCACAAGCGTCGCCTCGATCCTGAATTCGAGAACTGGAGCCCGGGCCTGGCCAGCGGTCGCGAGGCTTTTGTCGAGGCGTATGGCGATACGCTGCTTACCCACATCGAGACGTCCACGCAGCCGATCCTATGGAGTGCCGAGGAAAAGACGAGCTTTCTCGACGCGTCCGATTTCACCCCTTTCGTGCATCAACTGGAAGCAAGATTGCTGCCCTATTCCGGTATCGCCTTCCCGGTGCGCCTGGGGGCTGTCGGCAATGGCTACGTCGTCTTTCCAACCATCGGTGGCGCGGATTTGCCCGGGGAACTGATCCTCGCGGTACACAGCCGCTGCTACAAGGTCATGACGGATATTCTCTCGCTCGACGAGCGCCGCGCGGCCCCGTCGGAGACCTTGAGCGAACGAGAAATTGCCTGCCTACAATTGGCTGGCGACGGACGCATCAGCGAAGAGATCGCTGAACGTCTGAACCTCTCGGTTCACACGGTCAACGCCTATCTCGGTTCGGCCACGATCAAGCTCGATTCGGTGAACCGCATCCAGGCGATCGCCAAGGCTATCCGCCTTGGCTACATCACCTGA
- the flhB gene encoding flagellar biosynthesis protein FlhB: protein MSDEDDDSKTEDPTEKKMRDAREKGNVPSSRELPIFATALAFYFYAVFFLPGGMIRISETLKDIFAQPDQWHIGTAVDVVSLFTHLGWEIGALLAPMLIMLVVLGIGSNVAQHLPEFVLERITPQASRISLAKGWSRLFSSQGMVEFAKSVFKIVVVSAVMVFALKGEYFGVIDTMFSDPQVIFVKFATILQKMMVVILLATALLSAIDVFWTRHHWYEQLRMTKQEIKDEYKQAQGDPVVKARQRSIARDRARKRMISNVPRATLVITNPTHYAVALRYVREENEAPVVVAKGQDLVALKIRELARENDIPIFEDPPLARSMFAQVSVDSVIPSIFYKAVAELVHRVYASKAPKRRIR, encoded by the coding sequence ATGTCCGATGAAGACGACGACAGCAAAACAGAAGACCCGACCGAGAAAAAGATGCGCGACGCGCGTGAAAAGGGCAACGTGCCCTCCTCACGAGAGCTGCCGATCTTTGCCACCGCCCTCGCCTTCTACTTCTATGCCGTCTTCTTCCTGCCGGGCGGCATGATCCGAATCAGTGAGACGCTCAAGGACATTTTTGCGCAGCCGGATCAGTGGCATATCGGGACGGCAGTGGACGTGGTGTCACTCTTCACCCATCTTGGATGGGAGATCGGCGCCCTGCTTGCACCGATGCTGATCATGCTCGTCGTCCTTGGCATCGGGTCGAACGTCGCGCAGCACCTTCCTGAATTCGTGCTGGAACGAATCACCCCGCAGGCGAGCCGCATTTCGCTCGCCAAGGGCTGGAGCCGCCTGTTCAGTTCGCAGGGCATGGTCGAGTTCGCGAAATCCGTCTTCAAGATCGTCGTCGTTTCGGCCGTAATGGTCTTCGCCCTGAAGGGTGAATATTTCGGCGTGATCGATACGATGTTCTCTGACCCTCAGGTCATCTTCGTCAAGTTTGCCACCATCCTTCAGAAGATGATGGTCGTCATCCTGCTCGCAACTGCCCTGCTGTCGGCCATTGATGTCTTCTGGACGCGCCATCATTGGTACGAGCAGCTGCGCATGACCAAGCAGGAGATCAAGGACGAGTACAAGCAGGCGCAGGGTGATCCCGTCGTCAAAGCGCGCCAGAGGTCGATCGCGCGTGACCGGGCGCGGAAGCGCATGATTTCCAACGTCCCCCGCGCGACCCTGGTGATCACCAATCCGACCCACTATGCGGTCGCATTGCGTTACGTCCGCGAGGAAAACGAGGCTCCGGTCGTGGTGGCCAAGGGCCAGGACCTGGTCGCGCTGAAGATCCGTGAGCTCGCTCGCGAAAACGACATTCCGATTTTTGAAGATCCCCCGCTTGCGCGCTCCATGTTTGCGCAAGTCTCGGTCGATAGCGTCATACCGTCGATATTTTATAAGGCAGTCGCAGAACTCGTTCATCGGGTTTACGCGTCCAAAGCCCCCAAAAGACGGATACGCTAG
- the fliG gene encoding flagellar motor switch protein FliG, translating into MMDFDDFGGPLTGKPLSQADKAAAVLLAMGKGVAGKLLKYFTQAELQTIIASAQTLRTIPPDELTELVNEFEDLFTEGAGLMDNAKAIESILEEGLTPEEVDGLLGRRTAFQAYEASIWDRLQDADPDFIAKFLMREHPQTVAYILSMLPSSFGAKVLLKLPESRRADIMNRTVNLKNVSPKAAQIIENRVHDLIAEIEAEKNSTGSAKVAELMNELDKPEVDTLLQSLESISKESVNKVRPKIFLFEDLLAMPQRSRVLLLNDISGDILTMALRGASAEIKECVLASISPRSRRMIESDLQSGTTGINPREIAIARRAVAQEAIRLANAGQIQLKETEGDNQAA; encoded by the coding sequence ATGATGGACTTTGACGATTTTGGCGGCCCCTTAACCGGAAAACCCCTCTCCCAGGCCGATAAGGCAGCCGCCGTGCTGCTGGCCATGGGAAAGGGTGTCGCCGGCAAGCTGCTCAAGTATTTTACCCAGGCAGAACTGCAGACGATCATTGCGTCTGCGCAGACGCTGCGGACCATCCCGCCGGATGAATTGACCGAACTCGTCAACGAATTCGAGGACCTCTTCACCGAGGGTGCCGGCCTGATGGACAATGCGAAGGCCATCGAGAGCATTCTCGAGGAAGGCCTGACGCCGGAGGAAGTCGACGGCCTTCTCGGTCGCCGCACCGCTTTCCAGGCGTATGAAGCGTCCATCTGGGACCGCCTGCAGGACGCCGATCCCGACTTCATCGCTAAGTTCCTGATGCGCGAACACCCACAGACCGTGGCCTACATCCTCTCCATGCTGCCCTCGTCCTTCGGTGCGAAAGTGCTGCTGAAGCTGCCGGAAAGCCGGCGCGCGGACATCATGAATCGCACGGTCAATCTGAAGAATGTCAGCCCGAAGGCGGCGCAAATCATCGAGAACCGGGTGCACGACCTGATTGCCGAGATCGAAGCCGAAAAGAATTCGACGGGTTCGGCCAAGGTCGCAGAACTGATGAACGAGCTGGACAAGCCCGAAGTAGACACGCTGCTGCAGTCGCTCGAGTCGATCAGCAAGGAGTCGGTCAACAAGGTGCGGCCCAAGATCTTCCTCTTCGAAGACCTGCTTGCCATGCCGCAGCGCAGCCGCGTGCTTCTGCTCAACGACATCTCAGGCGATATCCTCACCATGGCGCTTCGCGGCGCCAGTGCGGAAATCAAGGAATGCGTACTGGCCTCGATCAGCCCGCGTTCACGCCGGATGATCGAATCGGATCTGCAGTCGGGAACTACAGGCATTAATCCGCGCGAGATTGCGATCGCGCGCCGTGCCGTGGCCCAGGAAGCGATTCGTCTCGCCAATGCCGGTCAGATCCAGCTCAAGGAAACCGAGGGCGACAATCAGGCTGCCTGA
- the fliN gene encoding flagellar motor switch protein FliN, which yields MATKKTPQTDADALAMPGASDSDFDQAVDDLRGVLKADADGGLPDIGSDFGDFGGLSDDKSDPLAAFESDFGGASATPDAGFGMGDLGSDIGGSDFGGGDFGGGDLGGSSFGGDTSFGNAGSAHQEPGSGLTANLDLIMDIPIDVQIVLGSSRMQVSGLMNLEEGAIIALDKKIGEPVEIMVNGRRIARGEITVLENDDTRFGVKLIEVMATKTS from the coding sequence ATGGCAACGAAAAAGACTCCACAGACGGATGCAGACGCGCTCGCGATGCCGGGCGCCAGCGACAGCGACTTCGACCAGGCGGTCGATGATCTGCGTGGCGTACTCAAAGCAGATGCAGACGGCGGGCTTCCGGATATCGGTTCGGATTTCGGCGACTTTGGCGGGCTGAGCGACGACAAGTCGGATCCGCTCGCGGCTTTCGAATCGGACTTCGGCGGTGCGTCGGCTACCCCGGATGCCGGTTTCGGCATGGGCGATCTTGGCAGCGACATCGGCGGCAGTGATTTTGGTGGCGGCGATTTTGGTGGCGGGGACCTCGGTGGCTCCAGCTTCGGCGGCGACACGTCCTTCGGCAACGCGGGCAGCGCGCACCAGGAACCGGGCAGCGGCCTTACGGCAAACCTCGACCTGATCATGGACATTCCGATCGATGTCCAGATTGTCCTAGGGTCAAGCCGGATGCAGGTTTCAGGTCTCATGAATCTCGAGGAAGGCGCCATCATCGCGCTGGACAAGAAGATCGGCGAGCCTGTCGAGATCATGGTGAACGGCCGGCGCATCGCGCGCGGCGAGATCACGGTTCTCGAAAACGACGATACGCGATTTGGTGTCAAGCTGATTGAAGTGATGGCGACCAAGACATCCTGA
- a CDS encoding FliM/FliN family flagellar motor switch protein: MMMSDAGTQTPPKMDRALLAMLTGGLGDAKTLQKLCAEFGQLYSEFLPDVFHSETGLSMQVHYNGHESGLMTDLLADLGDNVAFSDGQLRNWSPNFVLACGNSFIITLMENLLGALPETIQEPIERPLSQIELDLSTMVFDKIANVLRSGVNAAGGFEPLLEKAHNAEDRAKPEDDHVDEYAVTIKLGITLGPVTSEFFLVIPQKALLKTVVTMPKSKNQGGRSRKEWQEQIAEQVRRSQVTLEARVRLESLTLSTVSRLVAGDVIAFRDKGDVMVDVSANGKDLYRCEFGRAGDRYTVRVKDNVSSEDEILRHLMS; encoded by the coding sequence ATGATGATGAGCGACGCAGGCACTCAGACACCTCCCAAAATGGACCGGGCGCTCCTTGCCATGCTGACCGGCGGGCTTGGCGACGCAAAGACACTGCAGAAGCTCTGCGCCGAGTTCGGCCAGCTCTACTCCGAGTTTCTCCCGGACGTCTTCCACAGCGAGACCGGTCTTTCGATGCAGGTCCATTACAATGGCCACGAAAGCGGCCTGATGACCGACCTGCTGGCCGATCTGGGTGACAATGTCGCCTTCTCGGATGGACAGTTGCGCAACTGGTCGCCAAACTTCGTGCTCGCCTGCGGCAACAGCTTCATCATCACGCTCATGGAAAATCTGCTCGGCGCCCTGCCCGAGACGATCCAGGAGCCGATCGAGCGGCCCCTGTCGCAGATCGAGCTCGATCTTTCGACCATGGTGTTCGACAAGATCGCCAATGTGCTGCGCTCCGGCGTCAATGCCGCAGGCGGATTCGAGCCCCTGCTCGAAAAGGCGCACAATGCCGAGGACCGGGCGAAGCCGGAAGATGATCACGTCGACGAATATGCCGTGACCATTAAACTGGGCATTACCCTCGGTCCCGTCACCTCGGAATTCTTTCTGGTCATCCCGCAGAAAGCCCTGCTCAAGACCGTGGTCACCATGCCGAAGTCGAAGAACCAGGGAGGGCGGTCGCGCAAGGAATGGCAGGAGCAGATCGCTGAACAGGTGCGGCGCTCCCAGGTCACGCTCGAAGCGAGGGTTCGGTTGGAATCGCTGACCTTGTCGACCGTGTCGCGCCTTGTTGCTGGCGATGTCATCGCCTTCCGCGACAAGGGAGATGTGATGGTCGACGTGAGCGCCAACGGCAAGGATCTCTATCGCTGCGAATTCGGCCGGGCGGGTGACCGCTACACAGTCCGGGTAAAGGACAATGTGAGCAGCGAAGACGAGATCCTACGACATTTGATGAGCTAG
- the motA gene encoding flagellar motor stator protein MotA, with the protein MNLIIGFVITVGCVLGGFMAMGGHLNVLIQPFELMIIGGAGVGGFIMANPMKVIKDTGKAIGEAFKHSVPTERAYLDVLGVLYSLMRDLRTKSRNEIEAHIDNPEESSIFTAAPNLLKNKELTSFICDYVRLIIIGNARSHEIEALMDEEIDTILYDKMKPYHAMTAMGDSFPAIGIVAAVLGVIKAMSKINESPEVLGGLIGAALVGTMLGIFLSYCLCNPLIAQIKTVRTKQHRLYIIVKQTLLAYMNGSVPQVALEYGRKTISSYERPSIDAVEQEMMNPGGGGESKAA; encoded by the coding sequence ATGAATCTCATCATCGGATTTGTAATAACGGTAGGCTGCGTCCTCGGCGGCTTCATGGCGATGGGTGGACACCTCAACGTGCTCATTCAGCCGTTCGAGCTGATGATCATCGGCGGTGCTGGCGTGGGTGGCTTTATCATGGCCAACCCGATGAAGGTCATCAAGGACACCGGGAAGGCGATCGGTGAGGCCTTTAAGCACTCGGTGCCAACAGAGCGCGCTTATCTCGATGTGCTGGGCGTCCTCTACTCGCTCATGCGTGACCTGCGCACCAAGTCGCGTAACGAGATCGAAGCGCATATCGACAATCCGGAAGAATCCTCGATCTTCACCGCCGCACCGAACCTCCTGAAGAACAAGGAACTGACCTCGTTCATCTGTGACTATGTCCGCCTGATCATCATCGGCAATGCCCGCAGCCACGAGATCGAAGCGTTGATGGACGAGGAAATCGACACCATCCTCTACGACAAGATGAAGCCTTACCATGCGATGACGGCGATGGGGGACAGCTTCCCGGCAATCGGTATTGTCGCTGCCGTTCTCGGGGTTATCAAGGCGATGAGCAAGATCAACGAGTCGCCGGAAGTTCTCGGTGGTCTGATCGGTGCCGCTCTCGTCGGCACCATGCTCGGCATCTTCCTGTCCTACTGCCTCTGCAACCCATTGATCGCCCAGATCAAAACCGTCCGCACCAAGCAGCACCGTCTCTACATCATCGTGAAGCAGACGCTGCTCGCTTACATGAACGGCTCGGTTCCGCAGGTGGCTCTCGAATACGGCCGCAAGACCATCTCTTCCTACGAGCGTCCGTCGATCGACGCCGTTGAACAGGAAATGATGAACCCCGGCGGCGGCGGTGAAAGCAAGGCGGCATGA
- the flgF gene encoding flagellar basal-body rod protein FlgF → MQSGIYVSLSSQMALERRLTTIADNMANVNTVGFRATEVKFDEMLSKTGNDQNAQIAFVSQGNDYLSTKNGELAQTNNALDFAIKGDAWFAIDTPVGQVLTRDGRFTMTDTGELVSVKGFPVLDAGGAPIQLNRTGGPPEVGADGKIMQDGRQVATLGLFTADVRNGFLRYENSGVTTVDTPQPVVDDPEISVMQGYVENSNVNGISQMTQLIQVNRAFESVSALIRDSESSMGDAIKILGGSS, encoded by the coding sequence GTGCAATCCGGAATCTATGTGTCCCTGTCGTCCCAGATGGCCCTTGAGCGCCGCCTGACGACCATCGCCGACAACATGGCCAACGTGAACACCGTCGGCTTCCGTGCAACAGAGGTTAAGTTCGACGAGATGTTGAGCAAGACGGGCAATGACCAGAATGCCCAGATTGCCTTCGTCAGCCAGGGTAACGACTATCTCTCCACCAAGAACGGCGAACTCGCCCAGACGAACAACGCGCTCGATTTCGCCATCAAGGGCGACGCGTGGTTCGCGATCGACACGCCCGTTGGTCAAGTCCTTACCCGCGACGGTCGCTTCACGATGACCGATACCGGCGAGCTGGTTTCGGTCAAGGGCTTCCCCGTTCTGGATGCCGGCGGCGCGCCGATCCAGCTGAACCGCACCGGCGGACCGCCGGAAGTCGGCGCCGATGGCAAAATCATGCAGGACGGCCGCCAGGTCGCCACCCTTGGGCTGTTCACCGCCGATGTTCGCAACGGCTTCCTGCGTTATGAAAACAGCGGCGTGACAACCGTCGACACTCCGCAGCCGGTGGTCGACGACCCCGAGATCTCCGTGATGCAGGGATATGTAGAGAATTCCAACGTTAACGGCATCAGCCAGATGACCCAGCTGATCCAAGTCAACCGCGCATTTGAAAGCGTGAGCGCCCTGATCCGTGACAGCGAAAGCTCCATGGGCGACGCGATTAAGATTCTCGGCGGCAGCTCCTGA